Proteins encoded together in one Oreochromis niloticus isolate F11D_XX unplaced genomic scaffold, O_niloticus_UMD_NMBU tig00007460_pilon, whole genome shotgun sequence window:
- the LOC112841753 gene encoding lysine-rich arabinogalactan protein 19, which yields MHPSQRGSSSRWVPLRESWRQKLEERLSANDPASVWRGLQEITSYRRPVPTVEANKDLANELNTFYCRFETDRLPRLTLPSPETLLQTMTPNTPSTSPPSPSPSPIQSQRPPPPSPIQTQRPPPPSPFQTQRRPSPSPIQTQRPPSHLSPPFPPP from the exons ATGCATCCATCTCAAaggggcagcagcagcagatgggTGCCTTTGAGGGAGAGCTGGAGACAG AAGCTGGAAGAACGGCTCTCAGCCAACGACCCTGCGTCAGTGTGGAGGGGCCTGCAGGAAATCACCAGCTACAGACGCCCCGTACCCACTGTTGAAGCAAACAAAGACCTGGCCAACGAGCTAAATACATTCTACTGCAGGTTTGAGACGGACAGACTCCCACGcctcaccctcccctccccagagaCACTGCTTCAGACAATGACCCCCAACACACCTTCCACTTCTCCCCCTTCACCCTCCCCCTCCCCAATCCAGTCTCAAcgaccacccccaccctccccaatccagacccaacgaccaccaccaccctccccaTTTCAGACTCAACGACGACCATCACCCTCtccaatccagactcaacgacctCCATCACACCTCTCACCCCCCTTCCCTCCACCCtga
- the LOC109200280 gene encoding serine/threonine-protein kinase pim-2-like isoform X2, whose protein sequence is MEEEGRGKNVSEHFLSQYRCGPLLGSGGFGSVFSGQRLSDGLHVAIKEITTDKLTTLSDEINHIPMEIALLQQLSEDGGHPGVIRMLEWFEVEGRGFLLVMERPLHCQDLFDLITERGALSESLSLRIFHQVVAALQFIHSRGIVHMDIKDENIVVNMMTMDIKIIDFGSGALLKDGMYSEFQGNQNPCLQPPEWIASKSYKAVPLTVWSLGVLLFGMVCGDIPFENDDEIYKACPRFTRPVSTGCQSLIHWCLSFQPEDRPILKEILSHPWMKEEEDKERGGLREEHGSLPWQFL, encoded by the exons ATGGAGGAAGAGGGCAGAGGAAAGAACG TGAGCGAGCACTTCCTCAGTCAGTATCGCTGCGGTCCTCTGCTTGGCAGTGGAGGTTTCGGCTCCGTGTTTTCAGGACAGAGGCTCTCTGATGGACtacat GTTGCCATTAAGGAGATTACAACTGACAAGTTGACAACACTG TCAGATGAGATCAATCACATTCCCATGGAGATTGcactgctgcagcagctgtcaGAGGACGGGGGACACCCTGGGGTCATCCGCATGCTGGAGTGGTTCGAGGTGGAGGGGCGGGGCTTCCTGCTGGTGATGGAGAGGCCGCTACACTGTCAGGATTTGTTTGACTTGATCACGGAGAGAGGAGCTCTGTCAGAAAGCCTCTCACTCAG GATTTTCCATCAGGTGGTCGCGGCGCTTCAATTCATTCACTCCCGCGGCATCGTGCACATGGACATCAAAGACGAGAACATAGTGGTAAACATGATGACGATGGACATCAAAATCATAGACTTTGGGTCTGGGGCATTGCTTAAAGACGGCATGTACAGCGAGTTTCAAGGTAACCA GAACCCGTGCCTACAGCCCCCCGAGTGGATCGCGTCAAAGTCCTACAAGGCGGTCCCCCTCACCGTCTGGTCTCTGGGGGTTCTGCTATTCGGCATGGTCTGCGGCGACATTCCCTTCGAGAATGATGATGAGATTTACAAAGCCTGCCCCAGGTTCACCAGGCCGGTGTCTACAG GATGCCAGTCTCTGATTCATTGGTGCCTCTCCTTCCAGCCTGAGGACCGTCCCATTCTGAAGGAGATCCTGTCACACCCCTGgatgaaagaggaggaagacaagGAGAGGGGAGGCTTGCGGGAGGAGCATGGCTCCCTTCCCTGGCAGTTCCTGTGA
- the LOC109200284 gene encoding uncharacterized protein LOC109200284, with protein sequence MEDIGVENMKGLADAFATSQSVEDFLLDPNIFIPLQATTVEESMKLVWSIFDYDGVVVELKNLKGLHIPFSRLNMAPFKMHQLKNSWHTIKKHFDLSKVSVEGLKVLRKVRGFDFAYLDRGFKLEAIVIPKSLVVVDRVCTMTDYLPRHTVDLVNGILTKFVELLKDLPLEELTRPTLQKTIIHNKGSMNVLPQDQTFVLSKLDEAKRMLPEHPTLEVRFFVYKFGQKEREPFELLTVANPDDVVRCSLHVACNLIPLDPHTTLFWSRAGLERMFGPRARFFTCMSMHECVNVQTELDQRPPDILRPLAEIATKPNVTFWQFYVDSPHTHYMSTFRHPISGLIVTGGLGHPNYVQAVATRAEDYYIHMMDLARKAAGNYNLRIEIVEGKEGKELEDLDLVSPWEFFNCEALYKCLRDFPLVVPFKREHEQPSVNEILSRCLKYMADQLRQLGEKHTGKGGFLPVWKAFQLELALEEALYGHPLSNMDRQYSAALGTSSLHEFSATNMRGFMGLGAATGAAIDDCPPPLAHWTRDTLQMKRIERLFALTLTLECEPSVLGPELVKLLLKDLFRRNDGIFISELQGEKCPENLKGHINLASLTENLATRDSFPTPFTFARARKLVEGEGKNVQECLRAGFLELKIRWFPDIKYRDIKGTRRASWNLMDYVEIHNDDREPSIESQAMAIVGDVAMEMERRGLCYARTLERYREHGMPWLPQVMKRIPGKTEKHTRNKVLVLVSSVGLIMNKDFVSYEKLKDLLLELKMTQAELQKYRILSTSVCEKVFGFTLYKLHYDILYRMGNPKPHTEKKLPPDLPLEMEEEDAPVLEEDEEPDLLQTRAVYMPAHTSRHWTQQEEGFINLDPTISTGVAYKEYVGQCKAARLPARSYKGFGRKRRDLLRNE encoded by the exons ATGGAGGACATTGGTGTCGAAAATATGAAGGGTTTGGCGGATGCTTTTGCCACATCTCAAAGCGTTGAGGATTTCCTCCTGGACCCCAACATTTTCATTCCATTGCAGGCAACGACAGTTGAGGAATCCATGAAACTTGTCTGGAGTATATTTGATTACGACGGAGTGGTGGTTGAACTAAAAAACTTGAAAGGCCTGCATATACCCTTTTCCAGGTTGAACATGGCACCCTTCAAAATGCACCAGCTGAAAAACTCCTGGCACACCATAAAGAAACACTTTGACCTTAGTAAGGTGTCTGTGGAGGGCTTAAAAGTGCTGCGAAAGGTAagaggctttgattttgcctaCCTGGACAGGGGATTCAAGTTAGAAGCTATAGTAATTCCCAAGTCCCTTGTGGTGGTGGACAGAGTCTGTACAATGACGGACTACTTACCAAGGCACACGGTGGACCTTGTTAATGGCATCTTAACAAAATTTGTTGAGTTGCTCAAAGACCTTCCGCTGGAAGAGCTGACCAGACCCACGCTGCAGAAGACCATCATTCACAACAAGGGGAGCATGAACGTATTGCCGCAGGATCAAACGTTCGTGCTTTCCAAACTTGATGAAGCGAAGAGGATGTTGCCGGAGCATCCAACATTGGAAGTCCGGTTCTTTGTCTACAAATTTGGACAAAAGGAAAGGGAGCCCTTTGAATTGTTGACAGTAGCTAATCCTGACGACGTCGTGCGATGTTCTCTGCACGTGGCCTGCAACCTCATACCACTGGACCCCCACACCACACTTTTCTGGTCAAGAGCAGGACTGGAAAGGATGTTTGGACCCAGAGCTAGGTTCTTCACGTGCATGTCCATGCACGAGTGTGTTAACGTGCAGACAGAACTCGACCAGCGTCCACCGGACATCTTGCGACCTTTGGCAGAGATCGCCACTAAACCTAATGTCACCTTCTGGCAATTTTATGTGGACAGCCCACACACTCATTATATGTCCACATTCCGGCACCCCATTAGTGGCTTGATCGTCACTGGTGGCCTCGGCCACCCGAATTACGTTCAGGCGGTGGCCACCAGAGCTGAGGACTACTACATCCACATGATGGACTTGGCCAGGAAGGCAGCAGGTAATTATAACCTGAGAATAGAGATCGTGGAGGGGAAAGAAGGGAAGGAACTGGAAGATTTGGACCTGGTTTCTCCGTGGGAATTCTTCAACTGCGAGGCATTGTATAAGTGCCTGAGGGACTTCCCCCTCGTTGTCCCCTTTAAACGGGAACACGAACAGCcaag TGTGAATGAGATACTGTCTCGCTGTCTAAAGTATATGGCTGACCAGCTCCGGCAACTCGGGGAGAAGCACACAGGCAAAGGCGGCTTTCTCCCAGTGTGGAAGGCATTCCAGCTGGAGCTTGCGCTGGAGGAGGCATTATACGGGCACCCCTTGTCCAACATGGACAGACAGTACTCGGCAGCACTGGGGACCAGCTCGCTGCACGAGTTCAGCGCAACCAACATGAGGGGCTTCATGGGCCTGGGTGCAGCAACTGGTGCAGCTATTGACGACTGCCCACCTCCTCTGGCACACTGGACAAGGGACACACTACAGATGAAAAGAATCGAGAGGCTATTTGCTCTCACATTGACTCTCGAGTGCGAGCCTTCCGTGCTGGGACCTGAGCttgtgaagctgctgctgaaagaCCTCTTCAGGAGGAACGACGGCATCTTCATCTCAGAGCTGCAAGGGGAAAAATGCCCAGAAAATCTGAAGGGACACATTAATCTGGCTTCACTGACGGAGAACCTGGCCACCAGAGACTCCTTCCCGACCCCATTCACCTTTGCCCGGGCGAGGAAGCTTGTTGAGGGGGAAGGCAAGAATGTACAAGAATGCCTGAGAGCAGGATTTCTCGAGTTGAAGATCAGGTGGTTCCCGGACATTAAGTACCGTGACATAAAGGGAACAAGACGGGCTTCTTGGAACTTGATGGATTATGTAGAGATACATAATGACGACAGGGAGCCTTCCATCGAGTCCCAGGCCATGGCCATAGTGGGGGATGTGGCCATGGAGATGGAGCGCCGTGGACTGTGCTACGCCAGGACCCTTGAAAGGTACAGAGAGCATGGAATGCCATGGCTGCCCCAAGTGATGAAGAGGATTCCAGGGAAGACTGAAAAGCACACGCGGAACAAGGTCTTGGTGCTGGTCAGCTCAGTGGGACTTATCATGAATAAGGATTTTGTGTCCTATGAGAAACTGAAGGACCTACTCCTGGAGCTGAAGATGACACAGGCAGAGCTCCAAAAGTACAGGATCCTTTCCACGTCAGTTTGTGAAAAAGTTTTCGGCTTCACTCTCTATAAGCTCCACTACGATATCCTTTATCGAATGGGGAACCCAAAACCCCATACGGAGAAAAAGTTGCCTCCGGATCTTCCCCtggagatggaggaagaggatgcACCTGTACTTGAAGAGGATGAGGAACCTGACCTATTGCAGACGAGAGCTGTGTACATGCCCGCTCACACCAGCAGACACTGGACACAGCAGGAAGAGGGATTTATCAACCTTGATCCAACAATCTCCACTGGCGTGGCATACAAGGAGTATGTCGGACAATGCAAAGCAGCAAGACTACCTGCAAGGTCGTACAAGGGCTTTGGGAGAAAGCGAAGAGACCTTCTCAGGAATGAATAG
- the LOC109200280 gene encoding serine/threonine-protein kinase pim-2-like isoform X1: protein MEEEGRGKNVSEHFLSQYRCGPLLGSGGFGSVFSGQRLSDGLHVAIKEITTDKLTTLSDEINHIPMEIALLQQLSEDGGHPGVIRMLEWFEVEGRGFLLVMERPLHCQDLFDLITERGALSESLSLRIFHQVVAALQFIHSRGIVHMDIKDENIVVNMMTMDIKIIDFGSGALLKDGMYSEFQGTRAYSPPSGSRQSPTRRSPSPSGLWGFCYSAWSAATFPSRMMMRFTKPAPGSPGRCLQDASL from the exons ATGGAGGAAGAGGGCAGAGGAAAGAACG TGAGCGAGCACTTCCTCAGTCAGTATCGCTGCGGTCCTCTGCTTGGCAGTGGAGGTTTCGGCTCCGTGTTTTCAGGACAGAGGCTCTCTGATGGACtacat GTTGCCATTAAGGAGATTACAACTGACAAGTTGACAACACTG TCAGATGAGATCAATCACATTCCCATGGAGATTGcactgctgcagcagctgtcaGAGGACGGGGGACACCCTGGGGTCATCCGCATGCTGGAGTGGTTCGAGGTGGAGGGGCGGGGCTTCCTGCTGGTGATGGAGAGGCCGCTACACTGTCAGGATTTGTTTGACTTGATCACGGAGAGAGGAGCTCTGTCAGAAAGCCTCTCACTCAG GATTTTCCATCAGGTGGTCGCGGCGCTTCAATTCATTCACTCCCGCGGCATCGTGCACATGGACATCAAAGACGAGAACATAGTGGTAAACATGATGACGATGGACATCAAAATCATAGACTTTGGGTCTGGGGCATTGCTTAAAGACGGCATGTACAGCGAGTTTCAAG GAACCCGTGCCTACAGCCCCCCGAGTGGATCGCGTCAAAGTCCTACAAGGCGGTCCCCCTCACCGTCTGGTCTCTGGGGGTTCTGCTATTCGGCATGGTCTGCGGCGACATTCCCTTCGAGAATGATGATGAGATTTACAAAGCCTGCCCCAGGTTCACCAGGCCGGTGTCTACAG GATGCCAGTCTCTGA